The Methanococcoides sp. AM1 DNA window CTCACGCTTATAAATAACACTGCAAGCTTCAACAAACGTGACGGAATCTACCTTGATCGTTCTCACTACAACGTGCTGGAAGGCAACACAGCAAATTCAAACGGTGAACATGGAATTTATCTTAATGATTTTTCCTGGGGCAATTATCTGGGAAACAACACTGCTTCGAATAATGAGCACGGAATCATGTTGTATTATTACAGCGACCATAACTCATTGATCAATAATACTGCAAACTCGAACGAACAATATGGCATCTATCTGAATGAAACCAGTAACAACAGTATCGAGGGAAACACTGCAAACTCGAATAAAATGCATGGAATATACCTGAAATCTTCCACCTTCAACACGATCATTAATAATACTGCAAATTTCAATGGCTATCATGGTATCGATCTTAATCAATCCAATAACAAAACTGTGAATACCGATATCATAACACATGATTTCAAATATTGCAAGTTCCTTGAAGATTCCAGCAATAACAATACCGTGAGTGGAAATCATCTATTCGACAATGGCAAAGGTCTCGTTGCAAATGTTTCTGAAAATAACATCGGCATCAACTACATCAACGATAGGGGAATTACCGAGATGCCTTTTATCGGTTCCGTGCTGACATTGATCATATTGGGAATTGCATTTATGTTTATGAGAAAAGAATGAGATTCAACAGGCTTAATAAAAAGACTGTTGAGAGGGTAAGAGTCAAAGCAGCCAATACAGATAACCATTTATACAGTTTGAAACTATATTTCAATGTACTTTCAGAAGAAAAATACCATTCGGAGGCTCAGGGGGAACACCGGAAATATCGGGGAGCCAGTTCCGGAATGGAAACACAATCGATCACTACGGAGGAGTCTCTAAAATGATAAGTGAAAGGATGACAGATGCGCTTAACACACAGATCAACAAGGAAATGTATTCCGCATATCTTTACATGGCAATGTCAGCTCACAGTTCTAACGTCGGGCTAAACGGATTTGCGAACTGGTTCATGGTCCAGTATCAGGAAGAAATGTTACACACCATGAAGCTCTACAACTATGTTAGCGATCAGGGAGCACCTGTCAAACTCATGCAAATCGATGAACCACCACAGGAGTTCGGCACTGCACTTGACATGCTTTATGCAACCCTTGAACATGAGCAGTTCATCACAAAATCCATCAATGATCTAGTGGACCTTGCCATCGAAGAGAAGGACCATGCAACCCACATCTTCCTCCAGTGGTACATCACCGAGCAGATCGAGGAAGAAGGCAATGACAATGAGATCATCGACAAGCTCAAACTTGCAGGAGAAGAAGGAAATGGCCTGTTCATTATAGACAAGGAACTCTCTGCAAGGGTATTCAACCCGCCTGCAGCAGTAACCGACTGGACACAGATCAGGTGATATCAATGACAGGAAATACAGAAGAAATAAAGCAGGTCAAAGGCTCCATGCCAAAGGCTATCAAGATGGCAAAGGAAATGGACGATGACTTCGGTCAGGGACTTGCAGGATTCTACAAGGCCATCTGGAAGGACAGGGAAGACGGCCTTTCAATGAAGAACAAGCACCTTATCGTCTTTGCCATAGCATGTTCAAAGAACAACACCAACAGTGCAAAGAAGATCCTTGTGAAACTCAAGAAACACGGTGCTACAAGGGCAGAGGTCCTGGACGCAATGATGATGGCAGCATGGACTGGCGGTATCCAGAACTTTACTGACATCAGCACTGACGTGCTGCCTGAAATGGATAAACTTGGATACTAAGACCTGATCCGGGTCTTAACTTCTTTTTTAATTAGTAGTCTCAGTAAAACTAAGCTGCAGAATGAAGTTTTACGAAAATAAATGATAAAAACAAAAACAGAAGAGCGAAAGCTCACTCTTCGTCGTAATAACCGATCTCTTCTTTTGTCAGGTAGCATGCAGGGTCATCTGCCCAGACATTGCCGTAGACAGCCTCTGCCCGTACACGGAAATTGCCGTTGCAGACATCGAACCATTTGCACTTTGCACACCTGTCGGCATTTGCCTTTATGAGTGGCTTCCTGTCCTTGAGACCTGCCATAAGGTCATCGTCAAGGTCTGTCCAGATCTCACTGAACTTCCTGTCCTTCACGTTTCCGAAGCTGTAGTGTCTCCAGAACTGATCAGGGTGTACTGAACCATCCCATGAAACACAGCCAAAGCCGATACCTGTGGAATTACCACGGTTCATCTGCAGGAGCTCATATACCTCATCTGCACGCTCGGGGTTCTCTTCTGCCAGTCTCATGTAGATGTACGGACCGTCGCAGTGGTTGTCCACTGTCAGGACCTCAACAGGCATTCCCTTTTCATGAAGCTCCTTCGTGCGGTCCATGATCAGGTCAACCGTCTTGCGGCTGTCCTCCAGTGAAAGGTCCTCATCGATGATCTTAGTACCCCTTCCGGCATACACCAGATGGTAGAAACAGATACGTGGGATGTTCTCTTCCTCGAGCATATCGAAGATCGCAGGAATGTCAGCCACATTTTGCTTGTTGATGGTAAAACGCAGTCCCACCTTGATGCTTTCTCTCTGGCAATTGCGAAGACCTGTCATTGCAGCATCGAAAGCACCTTTCATGCCACGGAACTTGTCATTTGTCTCACGCACACCGTCAATGGAGATTCCCACATATGAAAGACCGATCTCCTTGAGCGTCTTTGCCATTTTTTCGTCGATAAGCGTACCGTTGGTGGAGATCACCGCACGCATTCCCTTGGAGATAGCATACTCGGCCAGTTCAGGAAGGTCCTTGCGCATCAGCGGTTCGCCGCCTGAGAAAAGTATCACAGGTGAGCCGAACTCAGAAAGATCGTCGATCAGTTCCTTGCCCTGCTCGGTGGTCAGCTCATCCTTGAACTCGATGTCCTTTGCGTGTGCATAGCAGTGAACACAGCGAAGGTTGCAGCGCCTGGTCATGTTCCAGACGACAACAGGCTTCTTGTCCTTTGCGAATTGCAGCAGGTGTGACGGAAGTCGTTTTGAATCCCGCCCGTAACGAAGGGCGTCTGATGGTTCAACAGTTCCGCAATAGAGTTTTGAGATTCCTATCATTGTGATCCTCCTGCAATATTAGTAAAATATCAAATTTTCCGTTTTTCATTTTAATTTAGTTGTTCTCAACTGCTTCCTTTGCAACCCTGAGAATCTCTTTGAAAGTGTATTCATCCGGTGTGACGTTCACTTCAACACCATGTTCCTTCAACGTATTGGCTGTAGGAATACCAATTGCAGCCACCAGTGAATCGGCAAGCACTTGCCTTATCTCGTCGCCTGCACCCATTGCTGCTGCCTGGTCGAAGAAACTACGCACCATCATGGAACTTGTAAATGCAAACACATCGATCTCTTTGTTGAGACTTCTGGTAATAAGCTCCTCCTGCAATGGTCCTTTAGGCATTGTCAGGGTATAGACCTTTGTCTCAAGAACGTTCGCACCACAATCCCTGAGTCCGGATATCAGCAACGTTGAACCGTAAGCGCTCCTTGCAGTATCTATGTTCTTACCCTTGACGTCAGGACAGAGGAACTCAACAAGTCCTTCTGAACTGTAAACACCAGGCATCCCCATAACTTCGATACCAAGCTTTTCCAGTTGCTTCCGAGTTGTTGGACCAATAGCGATAACTTTGGTTATGTTGAGCGCTTCGATGAAATCATCACGCTTTTCCTCAGCAATCTTCTCCAGAGTGAAATCAATTCCATTAGCACTTGTAAATATCACATAATCGGAAACGCCGGAGAATACGTTCTCTGCAAAAGTGCCAAAGTACTCATCCTCCATAGCCTCAAGCTCGATCATGGGAACGGCCACTACCTCAAAACCAAAGGATTCCGCAAGTTTCCGGGAACCTTCAACGTATCCCTGAGGCCTCATGATTGCAATAACAGGCTTACGATCAGTTGCATCCATATGAACATCTCTTAAATCCAAACATCAATTATTAATTTACTATCAGATAGCAATCCACAAACTCTTTAGATCTGGGAACCCAGTATCTCATGGAGCTTGACAACATCACCAATTACTGTGAGTGCCGGCGCTTTTACATTCTGGTCCTTTGAGATCTGTGCGATGGTACCAACTGTGCCGATGGTCACGCGCTGGTCAGGACGTGTTCCCCTCTCGACCATTGCAACAGGTGTCTTTGGGTCCTTCCCGAATTTCATGAGCTCGTTCATGTTGCGTTCAAGCATCTTGACCCCCATGAAGATAACGATCGTTCCGCCAAAAGCTGCAAGTGTCTCCCAGTCAAGAGCTGTCTCTTCCTTAGTAGGGTCCTCGTGTCCTGTGATAAAGGTCACCATTGAAGCATGATCCCTGTGGGTTACCGGGATACCTGCATAAGCAGTAGCAGCCAGTGCGGATGTAATGCCAGGCACTACTTCGAACTCAATACCTGCCTCGACAAGTTCTTCAGCTTCTTCTCCACCACGGCCGAACATGTACGGATCTCCGCCTTTAAGACGGACTACCATCTTGCCTTCCTTTGCCTTCTCAACGATCACATCGTTGATCTCGCTCTGGGTCAGTGTGTGATCGCCTGCATGCTTGCCTGCATCTACCTTCTCAGCTGCCTCCGGCATGGTATCCAGGATCTGCTTTCCCGGAAGCTGGTCATACACAATGACATCAGCTGTATCCATAAGCCTGCGAGCCTTCACGGTCATCAGTTCAGGGTCACCGGGACCTGAGCCTACAAGATATACTTTTCCGTATTTTTGAGCCATATTACCAGATATCCTCAATTTCTATTTTGCTGATGGTAAGAACCTGATACAATAAATAGATTGATATGCTATTCTTTCGGGATTGTAAAGATATGATCAGAACAAAAGTTCTTCAGCTTTTGAAAATAGCATAATGTGAAGAAAAAGACCTATTGAAAAGAAAGAAAAGATTACCCAATGAAAATTGAGTAACATGACGCGATCAGCTTTTATCCAGAATATATAGAAGCATTTCCTTGTTCAGTTTCCCCTCACGTGAAAGCTTCGCAGCAATATCATCATCTGCAATTCCTTCCAATTTCATTTCTTTGATCTTCTCAATGATCGCAGGTGAGATGCTGTAGTACTCATTAATATCCTTCCTGTGCCCCCAAACATCGCCTTCAACAAGCTTTATGCCCTGCATTTCCAGAAACATTTCTATGGATTTGGAAACAGTCCTACGGTATGATGTAGGTATCTGGATAACTTCTACATCCTTGCATCTTTTTATGAGATTGAAGATATCCTCGTTCGATGGCCTGAATGCAAGGTGGATCACTTTTTCGCCGGCGTCAAGGTTTAGAATTTCATCTCTTTTGCTTACGACTCTAATTTTCATAGGAACACCCCATTATATTCAAACAGTTAAACATAACTTATCAAATTAATTATTAATAAGTGACCTATTAAATAATTGACGACTGAAAAGTTCTTTAGGAACTATCAGTCATTGAGGCGAAGTTTCACAGAATCAGCATGTGCCTGAAGTCCTTCTTTTTCAGCAAGAGATATTATCGTATCCCCTATCGAGCTTAAGCCTTCCTTTGTTATCTTCTGTATAGTAGAGTACTTCAGGAAGTGGTGGATGTTCAGACCGGAGTATATCTTAGGGTAGCCGGCGGTGGGAAGCACGTGGTTCGTACCTGATGCATAATCACCTGCTGCCACAGGAGCATAATTGCCAACAAAGATGGAACCTGCATTCTCGATCCTCTCAAGCACAGCGTCGTCATCCCTCACCATGATCTCGAGGTGCTCCGGTGCGAAGTCATTGGAAATAGAGATACACTCATCCATTGTATCGGTCACAATAATAGCTGCATTCTCAAGGGATGAATCCACGATCTCTTTACGGACAGCTGCATCTGCCTGCTTTTTGACCTCATCGTTCGTCTGCTCCGCAAGGGAAGAAGATGTTGTCACAAGCACTGAAACAGACTTTGGATCATGCTCTGCCTGTGCAAGAATATCGGATGCGATCATAGCAGCATCCGCAGAATCATCTGCAATGATAAGAACTTCACTTGGACCTGCCGGAAAATCGATCTCTGCTTTATCACGCACCATCATCTTGGCAACGGTAACAAAGACATTTCCGGGTCCTACGATCTTATCGATCTTCAAAACAGATTCGGTACCATAGGCCATTGCTGCAATTGCCTGGACACCGCCCACCTTGTAAATGTGATCTGCACCTGCAACTTTAGCTGCTGCAAGTGTAAGCGGATTGATCTTGCCATCAGGACCCGGTGGTGTGCACATGACAACGCTCTTGACCCCAGCCACCTTTGCAGGAATGATGGTCATAAGTGCAGTGGAAGGATAGGAAGCCCTGCCCCCAGGCACGTAAGCACCAACCGATGCAAGAGGTGTGGCCATCTGGCCAAGCTTGATGCCAGGAGAAGGTTCGATGAACCATGTCTTCTGAGGAAGTTGTGCTGCATGGAAGTTCCTGATGTTCTCTGCTGCGATCCCAAGATGCCTTATAAGTTCGGCATCGACAAGCCCCATTGCCTCTTCGATCTCTTCAGGGGTCACTTCTATATCCTGAATGTCTGCCCTGTCGAACTTCTTCGTGTACTCACGCAGGCCATCGTCACCTTTTTCCTGCACATCCTTGAGTATTGATGAAACGGTATCTGTTACGTCCATCAGCTCTCCTGTGCGGTTAAGAAGCTTATCCATCTCTTCTTCGGTGACATCGGATAGGTGTTTATACAGCATATGATCATCTCATTATTAAGGTCAGAAAGGACAAAAACTGCATCTGGTCGCAGGTTTACGTCCTGATCAAATTATTTTAACATTACTGGAAATCACTGAATGTTTTCTGGTCTTTGTCCAGTAATGTATCTAGAGTATTTGAATTTATAGGTGCGCTCTTATCCACCTGTTTCCTGACACGAACGCCTATGTTCGAAAGGATATTTGCAGCCACATTAGGACCAACAAGCTTCGATAATACTGAATGATCGGCCTTTTTAAGTTCTGCAAGGGATACAAATCCGGCTTTGTAGAGCTTACGTGCACGGACACGTCCAACGCCCCTGATACCTACAAGCTCCATGAGCTCCGGACTGGCACCGTAATGTATCCTCTTCTCAAGTCCGCGTGCATAGGCAGAATATTTCACTCCGATCAGTTCCGCCAGTTTCGTGGTAGCATGCATAAGCCACTCTGCCGTATCTGCAAGAGCATGGATATCCCCTTCACCTACGTTGAAGTGCTGCGTGATGTCGTCTGCAGGGATCTCACTGATCCATTCGTCCAGCAACATTGCAGTCTTTACTTCCCCAAGGAACCACTCATAATCAACTTCCTTGAACTGATTCGGAACCTCAATGAAATCATCACTATGCGACATCACAAAATCATTGATCTTTACATAATCACCGCTTCGCATGTACAATTGCCTCATGTCAGGTGTACTGCATATTAAATGGAGAAGCGTAAGATCAGTAACATTGACAGCCTTTTTCAACCCATCCACGATCTTTGCCCCGGACATAGGATCGATATAAAGCATCGAAATAAGCTTTCCGAGCTGGGTCGAGCTTAAAGAGATCGAGGCCGATGTTTCGTTCTTCCCGATCATTTCATTCTCAGCCAGGAATTCGATGCAATCGTCAATAACATCCTCAAGGCTCCAGGTATCCTGCTGGAAAGCAAAGAACGTCGCACCCATGAATTCCATCAGCTCAGCCCTGTCAGATGCAAATCCGTTCACAATGGTAGAAAGAACGTGTGTCCTCAGGGCATTTTCAGTCCCAAGTTTCGACCAGATATCTTCTGCATCAGCTTCCACATAGTTTTCCAGCAACTGCTCAAATTCTGCATATTCCTTAGCAAGCAGCACCGATTCCCCGTAAGGATCGAGATGTGGACGACCTGCCCTTCCTGCCATCTGCTTATATTCAAGCACAGGGATCGGCTGCATGCCGAAATTTGAATCGAACCTGCGATAGTTCCTGATGATGACCCTCCTTGCAGGAAGGTTCAGGCCGGCTGCCAGTGTCGGGGTACTGGAGATAACTTTGATCAGGTTCTGCCTGAAACCGTCTTCCACGATCTTCCTGTGGGATGAGTTCAGACCCGCGTGGTGGAAAGCAACACCTTTCCTTATACAATTTGCAAGCACCTTTGCAGTATCGGTCTCACCGGCGGATTCCACCTCGTCCGCCATCTGAGCAAGTTTCCCGCGAACATCATTGTCAAGCAATTTCACAACCTTGTTCGAGGACGATTTTGCAAATCCCGTACAATTGCGACGGCTGCTCTCAAAAACAAGGCATTGTCCGCCTTCAATGATGGTATCAAGCACAAGATTTGTGGCATTATCCTTATCCCGGCGTTCTATCTTCTTCTGCTTTCCCAGGAAATTGATAGCCTCACCAAAGAAAACCCCCTCATGCAGATCAGTAGGTCGCCATTCGCTTAAGACAAGACCTGCATCAAGCCAGTCTGCCATCTCACGGGCATTTCCTACGGTAGCTGAAAGCGCGATGATCTGAGACTCCGGATTCAGACGCATAAGTTTGGTTATCGTGACCTCAAGGGTAGGACCCCTGTTCTTTGAATCAAGCAGGTGGATCTCATCCACAACAATGGTGTTAACCTCTTCCATCCACGAGGTCCCATTGCGAAGCAGTGAATCGGTCTTTTCAGAAGTTGCTACAATGATATCGTTAGAGCCAAGCCATTCATCCCTGGAATCAAAATCACCTGTTGATATGCCGACCTTGATACCAAAAGGTGCAAGCTCCCTGAACCGGTCGAACTTCTCAGACGCAAGTGCACGAAGTGGAACTATGTATAATGCTTTCCCACCGTTACGAATAGCCTTGAGCATTGCAAGCTCTGCCAGAAGTGTCTTTCCGGAAGCTGTGGGTATCGCAGCAAGAAGGTTCTTTCTTTCAAGCAGGCCATTATCGACAGCTTCAGCCTGTGGAGGATAAAGCTCCTTTATACCGGAATCTTCGTAGAAACGGATTATATCATCAGGAATATCAAGCTCTCTTATCAGCATGGGAATTTCACATCACATTACAGCGATTGTTTCAGTATCGTATAAGTAATTTATTAAAACTAGCTGAGGACCATCTGCTACAAAGGGTTAAATAATCCGGGATTTTACACTATTTGATGTACGTCGATGAGATCATATCCCGCCTAAAGAAATTGTACCCGAAAGGCTATTTCCATATCAACCGAGACCCATATTATCTTCTTATTTCCACGGTATTGTCCCAGCGTACCCGGGACGAGGTGACCATCCCGACGACCCAGAAGCTCTTTTCTGTTTTCGACACCCCTAAGAAGATGGCAACCGCCGACGTGGATGAACTTCGGGAACTGATAAGAGAAGTGGGTTTCTATAATGTCAAATCACAGCGCCTGATAGAGATCTCACGCGTGCTCCTGGATGAATATGAGGGAGTAGTTCCTGACGATATCGACAACCTTGTTAAGCTCCCGGGAGTTGGCAGGAAAACAGCTAATTGTGTACTCACCTATGCTTTTGACAAAGATGCCATAGCTGTCGATACTCACGTACATCGCATATCCAACAGGATGGGACTCGTTGAAACAGATACTCCTGAAGAAACAGAGATCGAGCTTGAAAAGGTGGTGGAGAAGGATATGTGGAAGGATATAAACGGGCTGATGGTACTTTTCGGCAAGAGTATCTGTCGTCCGGTGTCTCCGAAGTGTGATGTATGTATAATGAATGATATTTGTCCGAAGCTGATCTGATGTTTACCTAATATTGACTTTACATTGACCGAATGTTGATCTGAAGTTATGAACCTTATGCAGGAACAACAGAGGTCATTCAAATGTAAAAGGTTCACCATTTATCAAAAGCTGTTTTAGCACAGCTGAACAACCCGGACCAACTGAAACAATAACTGAGGTGCTTTTCACCTGCTCCTGTATTGGAACGCCCTCAGATTCAGGTACAAAGTAGCTTTCAATACCCCATCTAACGTTCAGTGTATCATCATAGCTACTTGTTACCACTCCTTTTATGCAGACATCTTCATCACTGACATCAGGTTTTCTATGGCTTACCGAATCTATGGTCCAGTATTTTTCTTTTTCCGAAAGGCTGGCGTATACTGACTCACCAATCATAAATTCGTGATCATAAGGAGTATTGTCAAGATCAATTGTTGAGATGTCATACCTCAGGTTCACATAATCCCCCCGGAAAATATCTCTGGGATCCACAGGTGCAGTCTTTAATAAAATGTCCTGTCCAAGGCTTAACGTGATCATTTTAGGCAGGAAGATCAATGTGAGAATGATCAAGGAATAGGCCATAAGCAAAAGGAATCTTCTTGAATTCATGAGAGATCAAACTCCTTTATCTCGCTTATAATGAAACGTCTCTTGTTTTCCATATACCAGCCAAGTGTTATGAGAATCAGACCTCCGGCAATGAAGGCAAGAGACCTTGGCAACAGCTCGTAAAGCGTTGTAAAATACAGGTGCAGCACACCCAGCACAAAGAAGAACATCCCGATATTGACGAACGGTACTGTAGCTTTATAATATCCGATCAGGATGCTGCCAATGGATAGTACAAAGAATATCAGGTTGAAAAATATGAATAATATTGTAGCTATTTGTGGATCTATTCGAGTGTAGGTGTAACCATACTCTGTAACCGATGTTGTAAATGAATCGATGAAAAAGGTCAACAACCATGCACCTATCCACCCTGAAAATGCCAGTGCAAGTACGATGAGCTCGTATTTTGTATTCTTGACCTTTTGGTACATTGAAATGTTCGATATCAAAAAGATAACTGATGTTACTGCAAATAACAGGAAGAACAACTGGACCTGCCAGTTTACCGGCGTGAGCCGTGTCAAGATGTCCCTGTATGGTGTTTCTAAACTAAAATAGAAGTATGAGATTAGGATGAAGAATAGACCAAAGCCCTGATGGATGATCCTGAAATGAGCATATTTTTCAAATTTCAGATGCAGTTGCCCAAGACCATAGAGATTGATACCTAATAGCAGATACAGCATAAATATCTCGAAACTGCTTTGTACCAGGTACCTGGCCTGTGAGATATAGAACGTTGTCCAGAGAACAAATGTGACTATATTCAATGATATAATAATTGAAGACCTGAAAGCATAACCGAACGGAAGTATTGCTAGGAACCACACCAGTAAAAGCCAGTGAGTATTTGCGTTCACGTTGAATATCTGAGCAGTCAGGAAAATTGTAGCACCAACGAACAACGAAGCAAGGAAAAGCAATGCTTCACCCATTAAAGGGTATGTTCTCCTGTTAAATTTTAATTCCCAGCCAACAAAATAGGTCCCATACGTTGTACCAAGCAGAAGTACCATTTTTGCAATATTAGGAATCCTTTGCCAGTTCGATGCAACAAATAGTATTGCTCCGATACCGATCAGGAAGGCACCCAATATTGAGATTACTGTTACAAGCTTTGATGTGTCCTTCTTCTTGTTGAGGTTTTCATTGCTGGAAGGTGCCTCAGCCAGCCCATATCTTGACAGGATCAGCTTTGCCTGATGATCGTCAATTATTCCTTCACTGCTCCAGTCTTCGACCTCTTCTCGGAGCCAAGCCTTATGATCATCTTCCCCCATTGCAATACTATTAAAGAATTTATGGATATTTAATGTTTTTGTTACGATGTTGGGATGGATAAAGAAATTGATCAAAAGCAAGAATTAGAGTAATCAAAAATGACATGAGAAATACAAAGTCAACAAAAAAGCAGGATTGAGCAAAATAAAAAGAAAGTAAAGGAACACGGCTGTTAAGCCGCTTTCCCGGATCAGTCGTTGCTAAGTTCACCGCTGAAGTACTTGTCGTAAGAGTACATGTCGAAGTGACCGTGTCCGCTAAGGCAGAACAGGATGGTCTTCTCTTCTCCGGTCTGCTTGCACTTGAGAGCCTCATCGATAGCGCATTTGATAGCGTGGGTGGACTCTGGTGCAGGTGGAATGCCTTCACTGCGGGCGAACATGACGCCTGCTTCGAATACCTCTACCTGATGATAGCTGGTAGCTTCCATAAGTTTATCTGCGGTCAACTGGCTGATTATAGGTGAGCAGCCGTGGTATCTCAAGCCGCCTGCATGGATGGCAGGTGGAATGAACTCGTATCCTAGTGAATACATCTTAAGGAGGGGGGTCAGTTTTGCCATGTCACCATAGTCATACTGGAACTTGCCGTCACAAAGGGTCGGACAGGCAGAAGGTTCCACAGCGATGATGCGTGGATCATGGGTTCCTTCGATCTTATCCCTCATGTATGGAAGGCTGATACCTGCAAGGTTACTTCCGCCACCACAGCAACCGATAACTATGTCAGGATATTCCTCGACCTTGTCGAGCTGCTGCTGGGCTTCAAGACCTATGACGGTCTGGTGTAACATAACGTGGTTGAGCACACTGCCAAGAGCATATTTGGTATTATCGTGCTTCACAGCATCCTCTACAGCTTCTCCGATAGCGATACCAAGACTGCCTGTTGTGTCCGGGTATTTCTCAAGCATGTGACGTCCAAACTCAGTATCAGGACTTGGTGAAGGCACTACCTGTGCACCCCACAGGTTGATCAGTGATTTCCTGTATGGTTTTTGCTCGAAGCTGGAGCGTACCATATAGACCTTACATTCGATATCAAAAAAATTACAGCTAAGTGAAAGTGCACTGCCCCACTGACCAGCTCCGGTCTCGGTGGTTATCCTCTCGGTGCCTTCTTTCATATTATAGTAAGCCTGTGCCACAGAAGTATTTGGTTTGTGACTGCCTGCAGGACTGACTCCTTCATATTTGTAGTAGATCTTTGCAGGAGTGTCAAGCATTTTTTCAAGCCTGTGTGCGCGGAACAGAGGAGCAGGTCTCCAGAGTTTGTATATTTCAAGAACCTCTTTTGGAATGTCAATGTATTTCTCACTGCTCATTTCCTGTTTAATGAGCTCCATCGGGAAAAGAGGAGCAAGGTTTTCTGGTGCCAGTGGCTCATTATTTGCAGGATTAAGTGGAGGAGCCAATGGAGTGGGCATATCCGGAAGGATATTATACCATTTTTTTGGCATCTCGTTTTCATCAAGTAGGATCTTAGTCTGTTCCATAGATATTCCTCATATAATGCACAAATAAGTACTATGATGTAGATTAAATTATGATATATAGGTGTTGTGTTCTAAAATGACAAGATATTCTAAAAGTTGCCTTCCTGATACCTAAAAGCACCACAGTAAAGAGAGCACTGAAGGCATTAGCTGAAACATTGAGAAAAAGTAAATTGTTTACCTGAAGTTATCGACCTGAACCCGCATCATGATCCATAGTTGGATATTATGATTGGATATTGATTGGATATTATGGCTTACATCCAAGAGATATCCGTTCTTCAGGAGAAAGTGACAGATAAAAATCAATTATCTGAAAATCATTGAATTCATTTTCATGCAATGAATCAAAGAACCTGTCAAGAGTGTGAATTGTCTTTTTATCCATTGGCTCTGTGGAAGCAAGTTTTTGCGCCTCTCTTTCCAGACCGATCTTGCTCAGGCTTGAAGTTATGCGTTCGATCGCCTCATTGTCATGTTTGATAAAATCCAGTCTGATCCTGTCAAGGTCACCATATCCGGGATTCATGCTGAAATCAGAACCATTGGAACTACTAAATTCCATTTCCCTGCAGTCCTTTGCGGTTATATCTGAATAAAGATTATTATACCTTCGGGTCAGGTCATTGTGCTTTTCGAGATACCAGGCCCAAAAACCATTGGAATTATTGTGGTTAGTCATCTCCTGATAGACCTCTAGCTGTCTGGATTTAGCATTTTCAACGATCCATTCCTTGCGCCACTTATTGAACTCCTCTTTAGAGCCGGTGTCTAACCTGGCAACATGATCCACTGTAAGACTGT harbors:
- a CDS encoding ATP-dependent DNA helicase; this encodes MLIRELDIPDDIIRFYEDSGIKELYPPQAEAVDNGLLERKNLLAAIPTASGKTLLAELAMLKAIRNGGKALYIVPLRALASEKFDRFRELAPFGIKVGISTGDFDSRDEWLGSNDIIVATSEKTDSLLRNGTSWMEEVNTIVVDEIHLLDSKNRGPTLEVTITKLMRLNPESQIIALSATVGNAREMADWLDAGLVLSEWRPTDLHEGVFFGEAINFLGKQKKIERRDKDNATNLVLDTIIEGGQCLVFESSRRNCTGFAKSSSNKVVKLLDNDVRGKLAQMADEVESAGETDTAKVLANCIRKGVAFHHAGLNSSHRKIVEDGFRQNLIKVISSTPTLAAGLNLPARRVIIRNYRRFDSNFGMQPIPVLEYKQMAGRAGRPHLDPYGESVLLAKEYAEFEQLLENYVEADAEDIWSKLGTENALRTHVLSTIVNGFASDRAELMEFMGATFFAFQQDTWSLEDVIDDCIEFLAENEMIGKNETSASISLSSTQLGKLISMLYIDPMSGAKIVDGLKKAVNVTDLTLLHLICSTPDMRQLYMRSGDYVKINDFVMSHSDDFIEVPNQFKEVDYEWFLGEVKTAMLLDEWISEIPADDITQHFNVGEGDIHALADTAEWLMHATTKLAELIGVKYSAYARGLEKRIHYGASPELMELVGIRGVGRVRARKLYKAGFVSLAELKKADHSVLSKLVGPNVAANILSNIGVRVRKQVDKSAPINSNTLDTLLDKDQKTFSDFQ
- the nth gene encoding endonuclease III, which translates into the protein MYVDEIISRLKKLYPKGYFHINRDPYYLLISTVLSQRTRDEVTIPTTQKLFSVFDTPKKMATADVDELRELIREVGFYNVKSQRLIEISRVLLDEYEGVVPDDIDNLVKLPGVGRKTANCVLTYAFDKDAIAVDTHVHRISNRMGLVETDTPEETEIELEKVVEKDMWKDINGLMVLFGKSICRPVSPKCDVCIMNDICPKLI
- a CDS encoding GDYXXLXY domain-containing protein, with the translated sequence MNSRRFLLLMAYSLIILTLIFLPKMITLSLGQDILLKTAPVDPRDIFRGDYVNLRYDISTIDLDNTPYDHEFMIGESVYASLSEKEKYWTIDSVSHRKPDVSDEDVCIKGVVTSSYDDTLNVRWGIESYFVPESEGVPIQEQVKSTSVIVSVGPGCSAVLKQLLINGEPFTFE
- a CDS encoding DUF2157 domain-containing protein; this encodes MGEDDHKAWLREEVEDWSSEGIIDDHQAKLILSRYGLAEAPSSNENLNKKKDTSKLVTVISILGAFLIGIGAILFVASNWQRIPNIAKMVLLLGTTYGTYFVGWELKFNRRTYPLMGEALLFLASLFVGATIFLTAQIFNVNANTHWLLLVWFLAILPFGYAFRSSIIISLNIVTFVLWTTFYISQARYLVQSSFEIFMLYLLLGINLYGLGQLHLKFEKYAHFRIIHQGFGLFFILISYFYFSLETPYRDILTRLTPVNWQVQLFFLLFAVTSVIFLISNISMYQKVKNTKYELIVLALAFSGWIGAWLLTFFIDSFTTSVTEYGYTYTRIDPQIATILFIFFNLIFFVLSIGSILIGYYKATVPFVNIGMFFFVLGVLHLYFTTLYELLPRSLAFIAGGLILITLGWYMENKRRFIISEIKEFDLS
- a CDS encoding TrpB-like pyridoxal phosphate-dependent enzyme translates to MEQTKILLDENEMPKKWYNILPDMPTPLAPPLNPANNEPLAPENLAPLFPMELIKQEMSSEKYIDIPKEVLEIYKLWRPAPLFRAHRLEKMLDTPAKIYYKYEGVSPAGSHKPNTSVAQAYYNMKEGTERITTETGAGQWGSALSLSCNFFDIECKVYMVRSSFEQKPYRKSLINLWGAQVVPSPSPDTEFGRHMLEKYPDTTGSLGIAIGEAVEDAVKHDNTKYALGSVLNHVMLHQTVIGLEAQQQLDKVEEYPDIVIGCCGGGSNLAGISLPYMRDKIEGTHDPRIIAVEPSACPTLCDGKFQYDYGDMAKLTPLLKMYSLGYEFIPPAIHAGGLRYHGCSPIISQLTADKLMEATSYHQVEVFEAGVMFARSEGIPPAPESTHAIKCAIDEALKCKQTGEEKTILFCLSGHGHFDMYSYDKYFSGELSND